A single Blastococcus colisei DNA region contains:
- a CDS encoding S8 family serine peptidase, whose amino-acid sequence MPVPSSFRAPDQPGGDGEMPRPSMGEAAGDDAMPRPAQAQVSGAGSMPVPGMPTAATAMPGTSSAVMELPRFGPPGGGGAGGSAYEPGTVEVQFRSGVTPTLAQAGTTPSLAAADASLDEMNDLLQRFGLVQAEPTFATSAAAATAAQDVARAQGIDAPHLAAFMTLHFAPDADTPRIAEELSRLPDVERAVAVPVALPPTLVAPRVPHAETDVQQDVPPDLAPAGPLSDPLVGTSTQVVLDPATGLENQWYVFRCTVDTAWSRSSGRNVVITDVDWGYRTTHQDLSTKIRRTYNSFDGTTDVVHGGSVSHGTAVAGLAGAAVDSRGMSGVAYDADLWAVQADSGTGTGLGGNAWARGIEWVRTTDSGGRRKVVILEVQTGAFGNYEQVPSVNAAIRTAIAAGVVVCVAAGNGDRDAGIDDSGNAIPETGSILVGATAYHATQNRRAGFSNWGPRITVACPGDASHDLTCNSSGDADYRNGFGGTSGATPKVAGVAALMLAVDPGLSHADVRRILSVTGSALTPDPGKPVGTFLDAAAAVRQASAGTTGRLEVFARGSDQALWHKWQTAPNGNWSGWHSQGGWIDMLEVGRNADGRMEVFARGSDGAVWNKWQVAPNSGWSGWNSLGGWVDKIVVSRNADGRMELFARGSDKALWHRWQVAPNSGWSGWNSLGGWIDDLVVGQNADGRMEVFARGSDQAVWHRWQTAPNGNWSGWSSLGGWVDRLAVGRNDDGRLELFARGSDGALWHKWQLAPNGTWSGWASRGGWIDLIDVGKNADGRLEVFARGADKALWHIWQVAPNGTWSGWATRGGWIDQLDVDQNNDGRLEVFTRGADKALWHIWQVAPNGTWSGWKSQGGWIDRLDIGRNAL is encoded by the coding sequence ATGCCTGTCCCGTCCTCGTTCCGGGCACCGGACCAGCCGGGCGGGGACGGCGAGATGCCGCGACCGTCCATGGGAGAGGCGGCTGGGGACGACGCCATGCCGCGACCCGCCCAGGCCCAGGTATCCGGGGCCGGTTCCATGCCGGTGCCCGGCATGCCCACGGCCGCGACCGCGATGCCCGGGACGTCGTCGGCCGTGATGGAGCTGCCCCGGTTCGGACCGCCGGGCGGCGGAGGAGCCGGTGGTTCGGCCTACGAGCCGGGCACCGTCGAGGTGCAGTTCCGCTCGGGGGTCACCCCGACGCTCGCGCAGGCCGGGACGACGCCGTCCCTCGCCGCCGCCGATGCCTCGCTGGACGAGATGAACGACCTCCTGCAGCGCTTCGGCCTGGTGCAGGCCGAGCCCACGTTCGCCACCTCGGCCGCAGCCGCGACCGCAGCCCAGGACGTCGCCCGGGCGCAGGGGATCGACGCGCCGCACCTCGCCGCGTTCATGACGCTGCACTTCGCGCCCGACGCGGACACCCCGCGGATCGCCGAGGAGCTGAGCCGGCTGCCCGACGTGGAACGGGCGGTGGCCGTCCCGGTGGCCCTCCCACCGACGCTCGTCGCACCGCGGGTCCCGCACGCGGAGACCGACGTCCAGCAGGACGTCCCGCCTGACCTCGCCCCCGCCGGCCCGCTGTCGGACCCCTTGGTGGGCACGAGCACTCAGGTCGTCCTCGACCCGGCCACCGGCCTGGAGAACCAGTGGTACGTCTTCCGCTGCACCGTGGACACGGCGTGGAGCCGGTCCTCGGGCCGCAACGTCGTGATCACCGACGTCGACTGGGGCTACCGGACGACGCACCAGGACCTGTCGACCAAGATCAGGCGGACCTACAACTCCTTCGACGGCACGACCGACGTCGTCCACGGCGGGTCGGTGTCGCACGGCACCGCGGTCGCCGGGCTGGCCGGTGCCGCCGTCGACAGCCGGGGCATGTCCGGCGTCGCCTACGACGCCGACCTCTGGGCGGTGCAGGCGGACTCCGGGACCGGCACCGGCCTCGGCGGCAACGCCTGGGCCCGTGGCATCGAGTGGGTGCGGACCACCGACAGCGGCGGTCGCCGCAAGGTCGTGATCCTGGAAGTGCAGACCGGCGCATTCGGCAACTACGAGCAGGTGCCGTCGGTCAACGCCGCGATCCGGACGGCCATCGCCGCCGGGGTCGTCGTCTGCGTCGCCGCCGGGAACGGGGACCGGGACGCCGGGATCGACGACTCGGGCAACGCCATCCCCGAGACCGGGTCGATCCTGGTCGGCGCCACGGCCTACCACGCCACCCAGAACCGGCGGGCCGGCTTCAGCAACTGGGGTCCCCGCATCACCGTCGCCTGTCCGGGCGACGCATCGCACGACCTCACCTGCAACAGCAGCGGCGACGCCGACTACCGCAACGGCTTCGGCGGAACCTCCGGCGCGACTCCGAAGGTGGCCGGGGTGGCCGCGCTCATGCTGGCCGTGGACCCCGGTCTCAGCCACGCCGACGTGCGGCGGATCCTGAGCGTCACCGGCTCCGCGCTCACGCCCGATCCCGGCAAGCCCGTGGGCACGTTCCTGGACGCCGCCGCGGCGGTGCGCCAGGCCTCCGCCGGCACCACCGGCCGGCTGGAGGTTTTCGCCCGCGGCTCCGACCAGGCTCTCTGGCACAAGTGGCAGACCGCGCCGAACGGCAACTGGTCCGGCTGGCACTCCCAGGGCGGCTGGATCGACATGCTCGAGGTGGGGCGGAACGCCGACGGCCGCATGGAGGTCTTCGCCCGCGGCTCCGACGGGGCCGTCTGGAACAAGTGGCAGGTGGCGCCGAACAGCGGCTGGTCCGGGTGGAACTCCCTCGGCGGCTGGGTCGACAAGATCGTGGTGAGCAGGAACGCCGACGGGCGCATGGAGCTGTTCGCCCGGGGGTCGGACAAGGCGCTGTGGCACCGCTGGCAGGTCGCACCGAACAGTGGCTGGTCGGGCTGGAACTCCCTCGGCGGCTGGATCGACGACCTCGTCGTCGGGCAGAACGCCGACGGCCGCATGGAGGTCTTCGCCCGCGGCTCCGACCAGGCCGTCTGGCACCGCTGGCAGACCGCGCCCAACGGCAACTGGTCGGGGTGGAGCTCCCTCGGCGGCTGGGTCGACCGGCTGGCCGTGGGCCGCAACGACGACGGGCGGCTGGAGCTCTTCGCCCGCGGCTCCGACGGCGCGCTGTGGCACAAGTGGCAGCTCGCGCCGAACGGGACCTGGTCCGGCTGGGCCAGCCGGGGCGGCTGGATCGACCTGATCGACGTCGGGAAGAACGCCGACGGGCGGCTGGAGGTCTTCGCCCGCGGCGCGGACAAGGCGCTCTGGCACATCTGGCAGGTGGCACCGAACGGCACCTGGTCGGGCTGGGCCACGCGCGGCGGCTGGATCGACCAGCTCGACGTCGACCAGAACAACGACGGCCGGCTGGAGGTCTTCACCCGCGGCGCGGACAAGGCGCTCTGGCACATCTGGCAGGTCGCCCCCAACGGCACCTGGTCGGGATGGAAGTCGCAGGGCGGCTGGATCGACCGGCTCGACATCGGGCGCAACGCGCTCTGA
- a CDS encoding GNAT family N-acetyltransferase, translating into MLRAFGLAGTHARLEPLTAAHAPGLAAAASEDRSSYAFTAVPDGLDEAAGYVRTALAEQAGGRVLPFAIVRAGDDAVVGSTRFLDLEVLGRPGGAVPDDARPPSVGEIGSTWYAASAQRTALNTEVKLLLLGHTFDVWQALRVTLKTDARNQRSRTAIERLGARFEGTRRAHTTAADGTIRDSAYYSIVRSEWPGVRRGLLHRLG; encoded by the coding sequence GTGCTGCGCGCGTTCGGACTGGCCGGCACCCACGCCCGCCTGGAGCCCTTGACCGCGGCGCACGCGCCGGGCTTGGCAGCGGCTGCCTCGGAGGACCGCAGCAGCTACGCCTTCACCGCGGTCCCCGACGGCCTGGACGAGGCAGCCGGGTACGTCCGCACGGCGCTCGCAGAGCAGGCCGGCGGGCGGGTGCTCCCGTTCGCCATCGTCCGGGCAGGGGATGACGCCGTCGTCGGCTCGACCCGCTTCCTCGACCTGGAGGTCCTCGGCCGCCCGGGGGGCGCGGTGCCGGACGACGCCCGGCCGCCGAGCGTCGGTGAGATCGGCAGCACCTGGTACGCGGCGTCGGCCCAGCGGACGGCGCTGAACACCGAGGTCAAGCTGCTCCTCCTCGGCCACACGTTCGACGTCTGGCAGGCGCTGCGCGTCACGCTCAAGACCGACGCCCGCAACCAGCGGTCGCGCACCGCCATCGAGCGCCTCGGCGCGCGCTTCGAGGGGACCCGGCGGGCGCACACGACCGCCGCCGACGGAACCATCCGGGACAGCGCCTACTACTCGATCGTCCGATCGGAGTGGCCCGGCGTCCGGCGCGGACTGCTCCACCGGCTGGGGTGA